A stretch of [Clostridium] scindens DNA encodes these proteins:
- the rny gene encoding ribonuclease Y, whose product MPIGIAIAVIIVSIIAAAVISHFVTVSNLKKNAESKIGNADSKAREIIDDAVKTAEAKKKESLLEIKEESIKNKNELEKETKERRAELQRYEKRVLSKEEALEKKADAIEKREAGFTAKEEQLRQREAKVEELSKQRVQELERISGLTSEQAKEYLLKTVEEDVKHDTAKMIKEMEAQAKEDADKKAKEYVVTAIQRCAADHVAETTISVVQLPSDEMKGRIIGREGRNIRTLETMTGVELIIDDTPEAVVLSGFDPIRREVARIALEKLIVDGRIHPARIEEMVEKAQKEVDAMIREEGEAAALEVGVHGIHPELIKLLGRMKFRTSYGQNALKHSIEVAQLAGLLAGEIGLDVRIAKRAGLLHDIGKSIDHDVEGSHIQIGVDLCRKYKESATVINAVEAHHGDVEPETLIACVVQAADTISAARPGARRETLETYTNRLKQLEDITNQFKGVDKSFAIQAGREIRVMVVPEQVSDADMVLMARDIAKQIEYELEYPGQIKVNVIRESRVTDYAK is encoded by the coding sequence GTGCCGATAGGAATAGCAATTGCTGTAATCATTGTATCTATCATAGCTGCAGCGGTCATCAGCCACTTTGTGACGGTTTCTAATCTGAAGAAGAATGCAGAATCTAAGATTGGAAATGCAGATAGCAAAGCCAGAGAGATCATTGATGATGCGGTTAAGACAGCTGAGGCCAAGAAAAAGGAGTCTCTCTTGGAAATTAAGGAAGAGTCTATCAAGAACAAGAATGAGCTTGAGAAAGAGACTAAGGAACGTAGGGCAGAATTGCAGAGATACGAGAAACGCGTTCTTTCCAAAGAAGAGGCTTTAGAGAAAAAGGCAGATGCAATTGAGAAGCGTGAAGCAGGATTTACAGCGAAAGAAGAACAGCTTAGGCAGCGCGAGGCGAAAGTTGAAGAGCTGAGTAAGCAGAGAGTACAGGAACTAGAAAGAATCTCAGGACTTACCTCCGAACAAGCAAAAGAATATTTGTTAAAAACTGTTGAAGAAGATGTGAAGCATGATACTGCGAAGATGATTAAAGAAATGGAAGCGCAGGCGAAGGAAGATGCAGACAAGAAGGCAAAAGAATATGTCGTCACTGCAATCCAGAGATGCGCGGCAGATCATGTTGCGGAGACTACAATTTCGGTTGTACAGCTTCCAAGTGATGAAATGAAAGGAAGGATTATTGGACGGGAAGGACGGAACATCCGTACCCTGGAGACGATGACAGGCGTAGAGCTGATTATCGATGATACTCCGGAAGCCGTTGTATTATCAGGCTTTGATCCAATAAGACGAGAAGTCGCGAGAATTGCGCTGGAAAAATTGATTGTTGACGGACGTATCCATCCGGCAAGAATTGAGGAGATGGTTGAGAAGGCGCAGAAAGAAGTAGACGCCATGATTCGTGAAGAAGGCGAGGCGGCGGCTCTTGAAGTAGGAGTTCACGGAATCCATCCGGAACTTATCAAGCTTCTCGGACGTATGAAGTTCAGAACCAGCTACGGACAGAATGCATTGAAGCATTCTATAGAAGTAGCCCAGCTGGCGGGACTTCTGGCAGGCGAGATTGGCCTGGACGTCAGAATCGCCAAACGTGCCGGACTTTTGCACGACATCGGCAAATCTATAGATCATGATGTAGAAGGATCACATATTCAGATTGGCGTGGATCTCTGTAGGAAGTATAAGGAATCCGCGACGGTCATTAATGCGGTTGAAGCTCATCACGGCGATGTAGAACCGGAGACTCTGATTGCGTGCGTCGTACAGGCGGCGGATACGATATCCGCGGCAAGGCCGGGTGCAAGAAGAGAAACATTAGAAACATATACAAACAGGTTAAAACAATTAGAAGATATCACCAACCAATTCAAGGGTGTTGATAAATCTTTTGCGATTCAAGCAGGTAGAGAGATTCGTGTTATGGTAGTTCCAGAACAAGTATCTGACGCAGACATGGTATTGATGGCCAGGGATATTGCGAAGCAAATCGAGTATGAGCTGGAATATCCGGGGCAGATCAAAGTCAATGTAATACGTGAGTCACGAGTTACTGACTATGCCAAGTAG
- a CDS encoding regulatory protein RecX, which translates to MTVTKIEPVTKSKYKIYLDGQFAFVLYKGELSRYHIEEEGSLEEAQYQKIRNDIVLKRAKLRAMHLLTDMGRTESQLRSKLALGGYPEDIVGEAVEYVKSFGYIDDMEYARSFIESRKDKKSRKELYAALSQKGVEKELIEQAFEECYGNEDSRAAIEAILQKKKYDPRTADHAQTQKILGYLVRKGFHYEDIRQVIQVSEWNA; encoded by the coding sequence ATGACGGTGACGAAGATAGAGCCGGTGACGAAGTCAAAATATAAGATATATCTGGACGGACAGTTCGCCTTTGTATTATACAAAGGCGAACTGTCCCGCTATCATATAGAGGAAGAAGGCAGCCTTGAGGAAGCGCAGTATCAGAAGATACGTAATGATATCGTGCTTAAGCGGGCCAAACTACGGGCCATGCATCTGCTGACCGATATGGGGCGTACCGAGTCCCAGTTAAGGAGTAAGCTTGCGCTTGGCGGGTATCCGGAAGATATTGTCGGAGAGGCTGTGGAGTATGTAAAATCTTTTGGGTACATCGATGATATGGAGTATGCGAGAAGTTTCATCGAGAGCCGGAAGGATAAGAAGAGCCGGAAAGAACTGTATGCAGCCTTGAGCCAGAAGGGCGTAGAGAAGGAATTGATCGAGCAGGCCTTTGAGGAATGTTATGGAAATGAGGATTCCCGGGCGGCAATCGAGGCGATTTTGCAAAAGAAAAAGTATGATCCGCGTACGGCAGACCATGCGCAAACCCAGAAAATACTGGGTTATCTGGTACGCAAAGGCTTTCATTATGAAGACATCCGTCAAGTGATACAAGTTTCTGAGTGGAATGCTTGA